From the Polyangiaceae bacterium genome, one window contains:
- a CDS encoding GYF domain-containing protein, whose product MAYGVRCTECGAKFALSDQLFERKVKGKVVTVRCKQCQNDITVDGVELSSQPASERPIPLDESAIDSGPGDGTPTIPLVVQSGRNTIPPVKGLWLVSFAAEDDRELTGTQIKRSLERGEIDSETIVWREGMPDWLPIAEIPDLAKLIPETDATTGGFLGTGMRGADAALQAALKKAKNKRPTLAPPPSEPSSPKMMAPSETAAAPAKAVTKASGAAGETDEVGPFRSVGSGTFEVREGEEEEAPMSSAPISLAESEVEIVPSSPPAAASPQPKSPPPPKVRPAPKVRPAAKPKQLNPDPGDDLESAPDSGTPDLRSLTTSIKPKVPRRADPSERVDESLLTLSGGSIVDAALVPPTIDLATAPVQREDETEQEEEEKEKERPSRPARKPKASEPVATTRSTPAREARDAEESKSSNLWWLLLGAAALIGIAWWIGNQRSETNAQGDAPSATTPPTATAAEPTPTTAETVSTSEVTPAPTESAAPPVSPTTTEKPIVEKPTTEKPTAAGKPEATTPTGPETPTPTATAAEPPPETTATATTTAEAPTAGPFDKNAAVAALNAAAGSASGCRQEGDPSGTATVIVTFANSGRVTSATVNGPPFAGTRTGGCIASRMRSARVPPFSGSPITVSKTVTIQ is encoded by the coding sequence ATGGCGTATGGGGTTCGTTGCACCGAGTGTGGCGCCAAGTTTGCGCTCAGCGATCAGCTCTTCGAGCGAAAGGTGAAGGGCAAGGTCGTCACGGTTCGCTGCAAGCAGTGCCAGAACGACATCACCGTGGACGGCGTCGAGCTGAGCTCACAGCCGGCGAGCGAGCGCCCCATTCCCCTCGACGAGAGCGCAATCGACAGCGGTCCCGGGGATGGGACGCCGACGATCCCACTGGTGGTCCAGAGCGGCCGCAACACGATCCCACCGGTCAAGGGCCTGTGGCTCGTCAGCTTTGCCGCCGAGGATGATCGCGAACTCACGGGAACTCAGATCAAGCGCTCCTTGGAACGTGGCGAGATCGACAGCGAAACCATCGTGTGGCGCGAGGGGATGCCCGACTGGCTGCCGATTGCGGAGATCCCCGATCTGGCCAAGCTCATCCCCGAAACCGACGCAACCACCGGTGGCTTCTTGGGCACTGGCATGCGGGGCGCGGACGCGGCACTCCAGGCCGCACTGAAGAAGGCGAAGAACAAGCGGCCCACCTTGGCACCACCGCCCTCGGAACCAAGCAGCCCGAAGATGATGGCGCCGAGTGAGACTGCAGCCGCACCCGCCAAGGCAGTCACGAAGGCGTCAGGGGCCGCAGGCGAGACCGACGAAGTAGGTCCCTTCCGCAGCGTAGGCTCCGGCACCTTCGAAGTTCGCGAAGGCGAGGAGGAAGAGGCACCGATGAGCTCCGCGCCCATCAGCTTGGCCGAGTCCGAGGTGGAGATCGTGCCGTCCTCGCCTCCTGCGGCGGCTTCGCCCCAGCCGAAATCTCCGCCGCCGCCGAAGGTTCGCCCCGCGCCGAAGGTCCGCCCCGCGGCGAAGCCCAAGCAGCTCAATCCCGACCCGGGCGACGACCTGGAAAGCGCCCCGGACAGCGGCACACCAGACCTTCGGTCCCTCACTACCAGTATCAAGCCGAAAGTGCCGCGAAGAGCGGATCCGTCCGAACGCGTCGATGAGTCCCTGCTCACCCTGAGCGGCGGATCCATCGTCGATGCGGCGCTCGTTCCCCCTACGATCGACCTCGCGACTGCGCCGGTGCAGCGCGAAGACGAGACGGAGCAAGAAGAAGAAGAGAAGGAAAAGGAGCGCCCCAGTCGCCCTGCCCGCAAGCCAAAGGCGAGCGAACCTGTGGCGACCACGCGCTCCACGCCTGCCCGCGAGGCGCGCGATGCCGAAGAATCGAAGAGTTCCAATCTGTGGTGGCTGCTGCTCGGCGCGGCAGCCCTCATCGGCATCGCGTGGTGGATCGGCAATCAGCGTTCCGAGACGAACGCCCAGGGCGACGCTCCTTCTGCGACGACGCCGCCCACCGCCACCGCGGCTGAGCCCACGCCCACCACGGCGGAGACCGTGAGCACCAGCGAAGTGACCCCTGCACCGACGGAGAGTGCCGCGCCGCCCGTGAGCCCGACGACGACCGAGAAACCGATCGTCGAAAAGCCGACGACCGAGAAGCCGACAGCCGCAGGCAAACCCGAGGCGACCACCCCCACCGGACCGGAAACCCCCACGCCGACAGCGACGGCCGCGGAGCCTCCTCCGGAAACTACGGCGACCGCGACGACCACCGCCGAAGCTCCGACCGCCGGCCCCTTCGACAAGAACGCCGCAGTGGCCGCCCTGAACGCTGCGGCGGGTTCGGCCTCGGGTTGCCGTCAGGAGGGGGATCCGTCGGGCACCGCTACGGTGATCGTCACTTTCGCCAACAGCGGTCGCGTGACCAGCGCCACGGTCAACGGGCCCCCCTTTGCGGGCACGCGAACCGGCGGCTGCATCGCATCCCGGATGCGCAGCGCGCGAGTGCCTCCCTTCTCGGGCTCGCCGATCACGGTCAGCAAAACCGTGACCATTCAGTGA
- a CDS encoding acetyl-CoA C-acetyltransferase, whose translation MAEAFILDAVRTPRGRGKAGKGALSGLHPQELLAQTLNQLAKRQGLKREEVDDVVVGCVSQAKEQGACIARNAILAAEWPETVTGVTLNRFCGSGLQAVNFAAMGVMSGQQDLVVGGGVESMSRVPMGSDEAMIDGHNLKLRERIFQVPQGISADLIATIDGVSRQEVDQFALESQNKAARAVEEKRFAKSLFPVLADDGSVALDRDEHPRPSTTLESLAGLDASFIMMGAAPMGPNGETLDQLALKRYPNVKEIKHVHHAGNSSGIVDGAAVVLLASEAYVKQSGRKARAKIRSFATYGAEPVIMLTAPTPASELALKKAGMSVKDIDLWEINEAFAVVPINTIRRLGIDPARVNVNGGAIALGHPLGATGACLLGTALDELERSDKSTALITLCIGGGMGIATVIERV comes from the coding sequence ATGGCTGAGGCATTCATTCTGGACGCAGTTCGCACGCCGCGGGGTCGCGGCAAGGCCGGCAAAGGAGCTCTGTCGGGCCTCCATCCGCAAGAGCTACTCGCGCAAACCCTCAATCAACTCGCGAAGCGCCAGGGGCTGAAGCGTGAGGAGGTTGACGACGTGGTGGTGGGCTGTGTGTCTCAAGCCAAGGAGCAAGGCGCCTGCATCGCGCGCAACGCGATCCTGGCTGCCGAGTGGCCCGAGACCGTCACTGGGGTCACGCTCAATCGCTTCTGCGGGTCGGGTCTCCAGGCCGTGAACTTCGCTGCCATGGGCGTGATGAGCGGGCAGCAAGATCTGGTCGTCGGCGGCGGTGTGGAGAGCATGTCGCGCGTCCCGATGGGCTCAGACGAAGCGATGATCGACGGGCACAACCTGAAGCTGCGCGAACGCATCTTCCAGGTACCCCAGGGTATCAGCGCAGATCTGATCGCCACCATCGACGGAGTCAGCCGACAAGAGGTGGACCAGTTCGCGCTGGAAAGTCAAAACAAGGCCGCGCGCGCCGTCGAAGAGAAGCGTTTCGCCAAGAGCCTCTTCCCCGTGTTGGCGGACGACGGCTCGGTTGCGCTGGATCGCGACGAGCATCCTCGCCCGTCGACCACCCTGGAGAGCCTGGCGGGCCTCGACGCGTCTTTCATCATGATGGGTGCCGCTCCCATGGGCCCCAACGGAGAAACCCTCGACCAGCTGGCCCTCAAGCGCTACCCGAACGTGAAGGAAATCAAGCACGTCCACCACGCAGGCAACTCCAGCGGCATCGTCGACGGAGCTGCCGTCGTGCTCCTGGCTTCGGAGGCGTACGTGAAGCAGAGCGGCCGCAAGGCGCGAGCCAAGATCCGCTCTTTCGCCACCTACGGAGCGGAGCCCGTGATCATGCTGACCGCACCGACGCCTGCGAGCGAGTTGGCGCTGAAGAAGGCCGGCATGTCCGTCAAAGACATCGACCTCTGGGAGATCAACGAGGCTTTTGCCGTGGTTCCCATCAACACGATTCGACGCCTCGGTATCGATCCCGCGCGTGTGAACGTGAACGGCGGCGCGATCGCCCTCGGCCATCCGCTGGGCGCGACCGGCGCATGCTTGCTGGGCACGGCGCTGGACGAGCTGGAACGCAGCGACAAGAGCACGGCGTTGATCACGTTGTGCATCGGTGGCGGCATGGGCATCGCGACGGTGATCGAGCGCGTTTGA
- a CDS encoding HEAT repeat domain-containing protein: MKRNNKSAFAALLAGATLLVAGSVAADSSVKSHYRAHDVLSQDENSLETLTPFEQLKTVASGNVAPTEIWRRLEHGEKVECLECIPEVSKLLYDSHAKNREIAAWWLRRRIFGVFGPGQVYQTTLQTATDMSKSETQRAYAVDALGEFLEHAGVGPVSQALTSDPSAKVRWSAAHALWRMNSQGANGALAKAIGDKDESVRLEAIKAASRIHVFTGVDAIVQRISDESPRVRKRAAETLGAMRSADAVVGLIALTSPDNESDADVRAAAVWALGQIADPAARDAVQAALKDPNAFVRNAAQVASRRI, from the coding sequence ATGAAACGCAACAACAAGTCCGCTTTCGCAGCGCTGCTGGCCGGTGCCACCCTTCTCGTCGCCGGGAGCGTCGCCGCTGACTCGTCCGTCAAGTCGCACTACCGCGCCCACGACGTGCTCAGTCAGGACGAGAACTCCTTGGAGACGCTGACGCCCTTCGAGCAGCTCAAGACGGTGGCGTCCGGGAACGTGGCCCCCACGGAGATTTGGCGCCGCCTGGAGCACGGCGAAAAGGTCGAGTGCCTCGAGTGCATCCCCGAAGTGTCCAAGCTGCTCTACGACTCACACGCCAAGAATCGTGAGATCGCTGCTTGGTGGCTGCGCCGCCGCATCTTTGGGGTGTTTGGGCCGGGACAGGTGTACCAGACGACCCTGCAAACGGCGACGGACATGAGCAAGTCGGAGACCCAGCGCGCCTACGCCGTGGATGCGCTGGGCGAGTTCCTGGAACACGCCGGCGTGGGGCCCGTGTCCCAGGCGCTGACTTCGGACCCGTCGGCCAAGGTGCGCTGGAGTGCCGCCCACGCCCTGTGGCGCATGAACAGCCAGGGTGCGAATGGCGCGTTGGCCAAGGCGATCGGCGACAAGGACGAGAGCGTGCGCTTGGAGGCCATCAAGGCCGCCTCTCGCATTCACGTCTTCACGGGTGTAGACGCCATCGTCCAGCGCATCAGTGACGAGTCGCCGCGCGTGCGCAAGCGCGCCGCGGAGACCTTGGGAGCCATGCGCAGTGCGGACGCGGTCGTGGGTTTGATCGCCTTGACCTCGCCGGACAACGAGTCCGACGCGGACGTTCGCGCCGCGGCAGTCTGGGCGCTTGGACAAATCGCGGATCCAGCAGCGCGCGATGCCGTGCAGGCAGCGCTGAAGGACCCCAATGCCTTCGTGCGAAACGCAGCGCAAGTTGCGTCTCGCCGAATCTGA
- a CDS encoding SGNH/GDSL hydrolase family protein, giving the protein MRPRALIPCGIAALVLVGAGAVAAPGAETAEAPPTQRYRVAAIGDSLTDVRVGGGHYLTELARKCPKSRFDAYGVGGQQTLHMRWRFDVDLNQWSKLPARRVDYTHVIVLGGVNDLSAGSVTHPRLGRVKANLAAMYVRGKRRGLRVVAVTLPPWGRLMGGYDKRATATHSLNDWILDRARIGVVDHAVDIHPILSCGDTDELCPRYRRFATDRVHWNHEGHRLVADALHTQVFADCE; this is encoded by the coding sequence TTGCGTCCGCGAGCCTTGATTCCGTGTGGAATCGCCGCCCTGGTCCTGGTCGGCGCGGGCGCCGTTGCGGCGCCGGGCGCGGAAACGGCCGAGGCTCCGCCCACCCAGCGCTACCGCGTTGCCGCAATCGGCGATTCCCTGACTGACGTGCGCGTGGGCGGCGGCCACTACCTGACGGAGCTGGCGCGGAAGTGCCCGAAGAGCCGATTCGATGCCTACGGCGTCGGTGGCCAGCAGACGCTCCACATGCGTTGGCGCTTCGACGTCGACCTGAACCAGTGGAGCAAGCTCCCGGCTCGGCGTGTGGACTACACCCACGTGATCGTCTTGGGCGGAGTGAATGATTTGTCCGCTGGCTCCGTGACCCATCCGCGCCTTGGCCGCGTCAAAGCCAACCTGGCAGCAATGTATGTGAGAGGAAAGCGTCGGGGGCTGCGCGTCGTGGCCGTGACGCTGCCTCCCTGGGGGCGACTGATGGGCGGTTACGACAAGCGGGCGACCGCCACCCACAGCCTCAACGACTGGATCCTCGATCGTGCGCGCATCGGCGTCGTGGACCACGCCGTGGACATCCACCCCATCCTCAGCTGTGGAGACACTGACGAACTGTGTCCTCGCTACCGTCGTTTCGCGACGGATCGTGTGCATTGGAACCACGAGGGGCATCGACTCGTGGCCGACGCGCTGCACACCCAGGTCTTCGCCGATTGCGAGTGA
- the hisIE gene encoding bifunctional phosphoribosyl-AMP cyclohydrolase/phosphoribosyl-ATP diphosphatase HisIE — protein MEPTFDDQGLVVAIAQDALSGEVRMVAWMNRDALKQTHATGFATFYSRSRQRLWTKGETSGHRLAVVDAWLDCDGDAVLLRVLPQGPSCHTGNESCFFRSLEGSVDSGRPLPTLQALEATVEARTRSSAGASYTRSLLDAGPSRISEKLREEAAELGDALLGESDERVVAETADVLYHALVGLRARGVPLQHVLAELERRSGVSGHEEKASRTR, from the coding sequence GTGGAACCGACCTTCGACGACCAGGGACTCGTGGTGGCGATCGCGCAGGACGCACTCAGCGGCGAAGTGCGCATGGTCGCGTGGATGAATCGCGATGCTTTGAAGCAAACGCACGCGACCGGCTTCGCCACCTTCTATAGCCGGTCGCGCCAACGCCTGTGGACCAAGGGGGAGACCAGTGGACATCGGCTGGCAGTGGTGGATGCTTGGCTGGACTGCGACGGAGACGCCGTCCTGCTGCGTGTGCTGCCCCAGGGGCCGAGCTGTCACACGGGAAACGAAAGCTGCTTTTTCCGGTCGCTGGAGGGGTCTGTCGATTCCGGCAGACCCCTGCCCACCCTCCAAGCCCTTGAAGCGACGGTGGAGGCGCGCACTCGTAGTAGCGCCGGAGCCAGCTACACGCGCAGTCTGCTAGACGCGGGGCCGAGCCGCATCAGTGAAAAGTTGAGGGAAGAAGCCGCGGAACTCGGTGATGCGCTCCTCGGAGAAAGCGACGAAAGGGTCGTCGCCGAAACTGCAGACGTGCTGTACCACGCCCTGGTGGGGCTCCGCGCCCGCGGTGTCCCGCTGCAACATGTGTTGGCGGAACTGGAGCGCCGCAGCGGGGTGAGCGGCCACGAAGAAAAGGCGAGCCGCACCCGCTGA
- a CDS encoding PBP1A family penicillin-binding protein, protein MVLTWLKRLAIAGAVTAILGVLTVVGVVRYYESDLPSVEELKRGYEPPQVTRVLASDGTLLASLFTERRTVVALADVSNEAKLAFLAAEDARFYEHEGLNYLGMLRALWVNIRAGKTVQGGSTITQQVVKNLLLDPERTYRRKIRETILARRLEQHLSKDEIYNLYLNHIYLGHGRYGVEEAARYYFGKPAKELALAEAALLAGIVASPERLSPRNAPDKAAKRRKYVLDQMLAKGFVTPELHAKAEAAPLRLAPAVDAESELCPEVVALVKRTLEVAAGPKAKKGGFTVQTSIDPALQALARKSVRDNLDDYLKRQKLAPPFTLEKRRLWGPVFEGRPKAFHIYVGKVHAVDDKAGTIDVDVGEVRGQLNLAKEDRYNPKRLKPSEFVAVGAALRVGVLEEPAPGEKVALRLELGPQSALVALDPRTRQVRALVGSYEALPGGLDRATRALRQPGSSFKPVVYGYALKSRRITAATVLELAAPGDGAVQRRRIRVREALARSDNAAAEHILAQVGAPNVVEHARALGIESKLGADLSMALGSYELRPIEIANAYATLASGGTFAPPVIVTQILGPDGKEVALPERVPTRRVMDEAEAYLTTSLMKSVVTEGTAKRALALGRPVAGKTGTTNRAKDAWFVGYTTDLVAAVWVGYDDALPLGWGEAGGVTALPGWVAFMKGAHAGKPSTDFTRPAGITVAKIDPASGLLAPPGFEGAIDEEFLQGTEPSEVAVIDAGSDAGAADGADAGAAAADASAVQVVDPEATQAMDASASEDASPPALQIVPAEDLPPF, encoded by the coding sequence GTGGTCCTCACCTGGCTCAAACGCTTGGCCATCGCTGGCGCCGTCACCGCGATTCTCGGCGTGCTCACCGTGGTGGGGGTGGTGCGCTACTACGAGTCGGATCTGCCGAGCGTGGAAGAGCTCAAGCGTGGCTACGAGCCGCCGCAAGTCACCCGAGTGCTCGCCAGCGACGGCACGCTGCTGGCTTCGCTCTTCACCGAACGGCGAACCGTCGTGGCCCTGGCGGACGTTTCGAACGAAGCGAAGCTCGCCTTTCTTGCCGCCGAGGACGCTCGATTCTACGAGCATGAAGGGCTCAACTATCTCGGGATGTTGCGCGCGCTATGGGTCAACATCCGCGCTGGAAAGACCGTGCAGGGTGGAAGCACCATCACGCAGCAGGTCGTGAAGAACCTGCTCCTCGATCCTGAACGCACCTACCGTCGCAAGATCCGCGAAACGATCCTGGCTCGCCGTCTCGAGCAGCACCTGAGCAAGGACGAGATCTACAACCTGTATCTGAACCACATCTACCTGGGCCATGGCCGCTACGGCGTGGAAGAAGCCGCGCGCTACTACTTCGGCAAGCCGGCGAAAGAGCTGGCCCTGGCCGAGGCTGCCTTGCTCGCCGGCATCGTGGCGTCTCCGGAGCGCTTGTCTCCGCGCAACGCACCCGACAAGGCAGCGAAGCGCCGCAAGTACGTGCTCGATCAGATGCTGGCCAAGGGCTTCGTCACTCCGGAGCTGCACGCCAAGGCGGAGGCCGCGCCCTTGCGTCTCGCCCCGGCCGTCGACGCGGAGAGCGAACTCTGTCCCGAGGTGGTCGCGCTGGTGAAGCGCACCTTGGAGGTGGCAGCCGGGCCCAAGGCCAAGAAGGGTGGGTTCACGGTCCAGACCAGCATCGACCCCGCGCTGCAGGCGCTCGCGCGCAAATCGGTGCGTGACAACCTGGACGACTATCTGAAGCGTCAGAAGCTCGCGCCACCGTTCACCCTCGAGAAGCGACGACTGTGGGGACCCGTGTTCGAGGGGCGTCCCAAGGCCTTTCACATCTACGTCGGCAAAGTGCACGCGGTGGACGACAAGGCGGGCACGATCGACGTGGACGTCGGAGAGGTTCGCGGTCAGCTGAACCTGGCCAAAGAGGATCGCTACAACCCGAAGCGTCTCAAGCCCAGTGAGTTCGTGGCGGTGGGTGCAGCCCTGCGCGTGGGCGTGCTGGAAGAGCCTGCCCCGGGAGAAAAGGTCGCGCTGCGGCTCGAACTCGGTCCCCAGTCTGCGTTGGTCGCGCTGGACCCGCGCACGCGGCAGGTGCGAGCGCTCGTGGGCAGCTATGAAGCGCTGCCGGGGGGCCTGGACCGCGCCACTCGCGCGCTGCGGCAACCGGGGTCCTCCTTCAAGCCCGTGGTCTACGGCTACGCGCTCAAGTCCCGACGCATCACCGCGGCCACGGTGTTGGAGCTGGCCGCCCCGGGCGACGGCGCCGTGCAGCGACGGCGAATTCGCGTGCGAGAGGCGCTTGCGCGCAGTGACAATGCCGCCGCCGAGCACATTCTGGCGCAGGTGGGCGCGCCCAACGTGGTGGAGCACGCGCGAGCTCTGGGCATCGAGAGCAAGCTAGGCGCCGATCTGAGCATGGCCCTTGGTTCCTACGAGCTGAGGCCGATCGAGATCGCCAACGCCTACGCGACTCTGGCCAGTGGTGGAACCTTCGCGCCGCCCGTCATCGTGACGCAGATCTTGGGGCCCGACGGCAAAGAGGTCGCGCTGCCCGAGCGCGTCCCGACTCGCCGAGTGATGGACGAGGCCGAGGCGTATCTGACGACGAGCTTGATGAAGAGCGTGGTGACCGAGGGCACGGCCAAGCGAGCGCTGGCCTTGGGACGCCCCGTGGCCGGCAAGACGGGCACGACCAATCGTGCGAAGGACGCGTGGTTCGTGGGCTACACCACCGACTTGGTGGCGGCGGTGTGGGTCGGCTACGACGACGCATTGCCACTCGGCTGGGGCGAAGCCGGCGGCGTGACGGCCTTGCCCGGTTGGGTCGCGTTCATGAAAGGGGCGCACGCGGGCAAGCCGAGCACAGACTTCACGCGTCCCGCAGGCATCACCGTCGCGAAGATCGATCCCGCCAGTGGGCTCTTGGCGCCTCCTGGTTTCGAGGGCGCAATCGACGAGGAGTTCCTGCAGGGCACCGAACCGAGTGAGGTAGCGGTCATCGACGCGGGCAGCGATGCCGGGGCCGCTGACGGTGCTGATGCCGGGGCCGCCGCTGCCGACGCGTCGGCGGTGCAGGTCGTCGACCCTGAAGCGACCCAGGCCATGGATGCCTCCGCATCCGAGGACGCGTCGCCGCCAGCGCTGCAGATCGTGCCTGCGGAAGACCTGCCGCCGTTTTGA
- the pgeF gene encoding peptidoglycan editing factor PgeF: MSAPSLTPGTDYLQSPLLSGLGFSHAFFCRSGGASTGPYASLSFSVAAGDDPAHVEENLRRAAGVLGVAADRVLYLSQVHGTEVVTADAAATREQTLEQRGDGILSQSPVVACGVRSADCVPLLLAHVESGAVCAAHAGWRGVAGGMAAAAVDALRREVGPGRVVAAIGPHIGAEAFEVGDDVADALEAACPRANAVNRERWPKPHVSLLQILVEQLREVGLDARDVEFVGGCTMTDATRFFSYRRDGKLSGRHLSAIVPRRIV; this comes from the coding sequence ATGTCCGCACCCTCGCTCACCCCCGGCACCGACTACCTACAAAGCCCGCTGCTCTCCGGGCTGGGTTTCAGCCACGCCTTTTTCTGCCGCTCGGGAGGCGCGAGCACGGGCCCCTACGCATCCCTGTCTTTCAGTGTCGCGGCTGGCGACGACCCGGCGCACGTCGAGGAGAACCTGCGCCGTGCCGCCGGAGTGCTGGGCGTCGCAGCGGACAGGGTGCTCTACCTCTCTCAGGTACACGGCACCGAGGTCGTGACGGCGGATGCCGCGGCCACACGCGAGCAAACGCTGGAGCAACGGGGTGATGGCATCTTGAGTCAAAGCCCCGTCGTCGCGTGCGGGGTGCGCAGCGCCGACTGCGTCCCCTTGCTCCTCGCGCACGTCGAGAGCGGTGCAGTTTGTGCGGCCCACGCCGGTTGGCGTGGCGTGGCGGGCGGCATGGCGGCGGCGGCGGTCGACGCCCTGCGCAGGGAGGTTGGCCCGGGTCGTGTGGTCGCTGCCATCGGACCCCACATCGGCGCCGAAGCCTTCGAGGTGGGCGACGACGTCGCTGACGCCCTCGAGGCCGCCTGTCCCCGCGCGAACGCCGTCAATCGTGAGCGGTGGCCCAAACCGCACGTATCGCTGCTGCAAATCCTGGTGGAGCAGCTGCGAGAGGTGGGCCTCGACGCCAGGGATGTCGAGTTCGTCGGGGGGTGCACCATGACCGACGCGACGCGATTCTTCTCCTACCGGCGAGACGGCAAGCTCAGTGGTCGACACCTGTCTGCAATTGTGCCTCGCCGCATTGTGTAG
- a CDS encoding serine/threonine-protein kinase: MRPADPFIGREILGGQFQILQKIGTGGMGSVYKAAQPEMNRMVAIKILHPKLAGRKDLVSRFRREARAMSQLTHPNTVKVFMYGELEDDGSLYIVMEFLEGRNLNQTVRKGGPLPPERAIPVLVQVCGALHEAHQMGIVHRDLKPENIFLSEQGGMKDFPKVLDFGLAKVTERQMRPGSVILTQEGMVFGTPEFMSPEQAQGKNLDARSDIYSLAVILYEVLTGKLPFNAKTPMEYIQKHVMEQPILLNQRVPGKMFPPGLEAVLAKAIAKKPEDRFQSAEEFAEALKPYASATVQASPQPPQAAPPLASQPGGQRPLPSAPDAAMYAVPTAKPGLGVGLLVGVAAACLALGIIIAIVVMKLVIQ, encoded by the coding sequence ATGCGACCTGCCGATCCATTCATCGGCCGGGAGATCCTAGGAGGGCAGTTCCAGATCCTCCAAAAGATCGGAACCGGCGGCATGGGCTCAGTCTACAAGGCTGCCCAGCCCGAGATGAATCGGATGGTCGCGATCAAGATCCTCCATCCGAAGTTGGCTGGACGCAAGGACCTGGTGTCGCGCTTTCGTCGCGAAGCACGGGCGATGAGCCAGCTCACGCATCCCAACACCGTGAAGGTGTTCATGTACGGCGAGCTGGAAGACGACGGCTCCCTCTACATCGTGATGGAGTTCCTGGAAGGTCGGAACCTCAACCAGACGGTGCGCAAAGGCGGCCCGCTGCCACCTGAACGAGCCATCCCGGTGCTCGTCCAAGTGTGTGGCGCGCTGCACGAGGCGCACCAGATGGGGATCGTGCATCGCGACTTGAAGCCCGAGAACATCTTCCTGTCCGAGCAAGGCGGGATGAAGGACTTTCCCAAGGTGCTCGACTTTGGCCTCGCGAAGGTGACCGAGCGACAGATGCGCCCCGGGTCGGTGATCCTGACGCAGGAGGGCATGGTGTTCGGGACGCCGGAGTTCATGTCGCCTGAGCAGGCTCAGGGCAAGAACCTCGATGCTCGCAGCGACATCTACTCCTTGGCGGTGATCCTCTACGAAGTACTCACGGGCAAGCTGCCGTTCAACGCCAAGACACCCATGGAGTACATCCAGAAGCACGTGATGGAGCAGCCGATCCTGCTCAACCAGCGTGTGCCCGGAAAGATGTTCCCTCCCGGGCTCGAGGCTGTGCTGGCCAAGGCCATCGCGAAGAAGCCCGAGGACCGCTTTCAGAGCGCCGAGGAGTTTGCGGAAGCCCTCAAACCCTACGCCAGCGCCACGGTGCAAGCGTCGCCGCAGCCCCCGCAAGCCGCGCCCCCCCTCGCGTCGCAACCCGGCGGGCAGCGACCGCTTCCCTCCGCCCCGGATGCAGCAATGTACGCAGTACCAACCGCCAAGCCGGGCCTGGGGGTGGGCCTGCTGGTGGGCGTCGCGGCGGCCTGTCTGGCGCTGGGCATCATCATTGCCATCGTCGTGATGAAGCTCGTAATTCAGTGA